The sequence GTCGGCGCGGCGGCGTCCAGACTTGGATCTGGATAACGCTTCAGTACTGATTCGGCATCGACGATCAGCAACACATTGTGTGCGTCAGTGATGGCGGATGAGGGTGACGGGATCGGTTCGCTGGTCATCATGGATTCCTTTCATGATGTTGGCACAAGACGAAAGCCGCTTCGGCCAAGGCAAGACTTCCTGTTCCGGCCGCAGCGGCAGCGGATCGGTTGAGCCCCTTGTCGCCAAAGGGCTCGACACATCATCAGTTATGGATGGAGATGAACGGATCCCACGAGCAGCAGCCGATGATCTGGCAGTTGCGATCGACGATCAGGAAGTGGAAGTGATACGTCACGCGACCACAGTCCAGGGTTTCGGATGACCAATAGTGGTTGTCGACTTTCTGGCAGCTTGGCACGGATGGATTGCTTGTGTTGGGCACAGCAACGCACGCTGTGGCCTTGCGCGGGGAGGGGGGCGAGATCAGGTTCTCTCCGGCGTTGGGGATGAATTTGTAGAAAATCACCGCCTGTTCGAAGCTCTGCGACAGGCTGGTTTCGCGCCAGCGAATCAGATCGCCGACCTGAGCCTTGAGGTCCAGTTCGCCACCGGCCTGGCCACTGACGACGTTGTCCTGATTGGTGACCATGTACACATGTTTCCAATCGATCAGCGTGGGGTTCTTCGGATCCTTGCTGATGTTTGGATACTTTTTCAGAATGGTTTCGGTGTCGATGGAAACCAGAATATCCGTCACTCGAGACATGGTGATGCTCCTTTTTCATAGTGAACGTCGGACTGCAATCCAGGCACGACGACGCTTGCTTGCCGTATGGCTTTTGCCAGCACACTACTGGGGGGAACCCACTGATCACGAGAAATGAACAGGCCGTGCTCCTTGCACGAAATCAACTGATTCGGGTTCCTTCCGATTGCCGCTCCTTGACTATAGGTACGTTTTTTAAGCTGTCAAAATCGCTTTTGTCTGGCTCGACGGACGGTCATTCAATGCATGAGAACCAACTTATTGGCGATAAGCCGACGGGGTGTTCAGACACCCTTTGCAATTCAGTCGCTCTGGAACTGTTTGCTGTGCGGCCTGTATCGTGACGCACCGCTGGTACGCCCCCCGACAGGAGAACGCAATGAGTTGGTCCGCCAAACAATACGTCGCTTTCGAAGATGAACGCACCCGCCCGGCCCGCGATCTGCTGGCGGCGATTCCCACGTCTGAAGCGCGAACAGTGGTCGATATCGGTTGTGGTCCCGGTAACTCGACTGAGTTGTTGGTGCAGCGTTTTCCCGGTGCGAAGGTCAGCGGGCTGGACAGCTCGGCAGACATGATCGACGCGGCTCGCAGGCGCTTGCCGGATTTGCGCTTCGATGTCGCCGAAATTGATAAATGGGCCGATTCAGGGCCGTTTGATGTGATCTTCGCTAATGCCGTATTGCAATGGGTGCCGGATCACGCGACGTTGTTGTCGGCGTTGGCCAGCAAGTTGTCGGCCGGTGGCAGCCTGGCGATCCAGATGCCGGATAACCTCAATGAACCCTCCCACCGTTTGATGCGTGAAGTCGCTGCTGATGGTCCGTGGGCGAGCAAGCTTTCAGGCGCTGCGGGGCAACGTACCGACATGGCGAGCGCCAGTAATTATTTCTCGATGCTGCGGCCACACTGTGCGCGGGTCGATGTGTGGCGTACGACCTATCACCATCAGTTGTCTGGCGGGGCGGCGGGAGTGGTGGAATGGTTCAAGGGGAGCGGGTTGATTCCGTTTTTGAATCCGCTGACCGAGGCGGAAAAGGCGCAGTACCTGAAGCAGTATCTGGCGGAGGTTGAGAAGGCTTATCCGGCACTGGCGGATGGCTCGGTGTTGTTACCATTCCCACGGTTGTTTATCGTCGCGACTCGC comes from Pseudomonas sp. RU47 and encodes:
- the tam gene encoding trans-aconitate 2-methyltransferase produces the protein MSWSAKQYVAFEDERTRPARDLLAAIPTSEARTVVDIGCGPGNSTELLVQRFPGAKVSGLDSSADMIDAARRRLPDLRFDVAEIDKWADSGPFDVIFANAVLQWVPDHATLLSALASKLSAGGSLAIQMPDNLNEPSHRLMREVAADGPWASKLSGAAGQRTDMASASNYFSMLRPHCARVDVWRTTYHHQLSGGAAGVVEWFKGSGLIPFLNPLTEAEKAQYLKQYLAEVEKAYPALADGSVLLPFPRLFIVATR
- a CDS encoding inclusion body family protein; the protein is MSRVTDILVSIDTETILKKYPNISKDPKNPTLIDWKHVYMVTNQDNVVSGQAGGELDLKAQVGDLIRWRETSLSQSFEQAVIFYKFIPNAGENLISPPSPRKATACVAVPNTSNPSVPSCQKVDNHYWSSETLDCGRVTYHFHFLIVDRNCQIIGCCSWDPFISIHN